A stretch of the Nitratifractor salsuginis DSM 16511 genome encodes the following:
- the alaS gene encoding alanine--tRNA ligase codes for MDIRKMYLDYFAQRGHRVVPSSPLVPDDPTLLFTNAGMVQFKSIFTGEAPIPNPPRATSSQTCIRAGGKHNDLDNVGYTARHHTFFEMLGNFSFGDYFKKEAIAFAWEFVTGEEYLALPVEKIWVTVHESDDEAYEIWKEHIAEERIKRFGDKDNFWQMGDTGPCGPCSEIFYDQGAEHFNGPEDYMGGDGDRFLEIWNLVFMQYERDETGELHPLPKPSIDTGMGLERVVAIKEGVFNNYDSSLFKPLIDAITEIVGKAPTEETIASYRVIADHLRSTTFLLAQGVNFDKEGRGYVLRRIMRRAIRHGYLLGLREPFMHRLVDTLVEQMGGHYDYLPKRAEAVKTAMKMEEERFFETIEAGIKLFNEELQRTKDVFSGEVAFKLYDTYGFPLDLTQDMLREKGIELDMATFEGKMAEQKAKSRAAWKGSGDAAVSGDFKALEERHGPNRFVGYEETDTKTRIVALLDENFKEVQKLEGLGWVMLDPTPFYAESGGQVGDRGELVVWSGGPNVKVLDTRKFHALNLSYVDTEGNTLEVGQEVEALVDDSRRQIAKHHSATHLLHAALREVLGEHVTQAGSLVEATRLRFDFTHPKALSAEELQKVEHWVNEVVDRAIEGEVKVLPIEEAKKEGAMALFGEKYGDEVRVVRFGDASVELCGGTHVRNTAEVGLFAITKESGVSAGVRRIEAVCGKESAKLFDHLRRERKEIVEAVKNPEPLAGIAKLKEQIKTLKSELDAALAGGAKELAEEKIGDITVIVDEVKAGDIKKMIDEIKNRHEKVAVMLFQKKGDKVLLAAGSKNTPVKAGDWIKEVAPILGGGGGGRPDFAQAGGKNPEKIPEAMRAAKGYLDDALRAIDL; via the coding sequence ATGGATATCCGCAAGATGTATCTCGACTATTTCGCCCAGAGAGGCCACCGTGTGGTACCCAGCTCCCCGCTGGTACCCGACGATCCGACCCTGCTCTTCACCAACGCGGGGATGGTGCAGTTCAAAAGCATTTTTACCGGCGAAGCGCCGATTCCCAATCCTCCCAGAGCGACCAGTTCGCAGACCTGTATTCGGGCCGGAGGCAAGCACAACGACCTGGACAATGTGGGCTATACGGCCCGGCACCATACCTTCTTCGAAATGTTGGGGAACTTCAGCTTCGGCGACTATTTCAAAAAAGAGGCCATCGCTTTCGCCTGGGAATTCGTCACGGGCGAAGAGTATCTGGCCCTGCCGGTCGAAAAGATCTGGGTGACCGTCCACGAGAGCGATGACGAAGCCTACGAGATTTGGAAAGAACACATCGCCGAAGAGCGGATCAAGCGTTTCGGGGACAAGGACAATTTCTGGCAAATGGGCGATACCGGCCCCTGCGGCCCTTGCAGCGAAATCTTCTACGACCAGGGCGCGGAACACTTCAACGGCCCCGAGGATTATATGGGGGGCGACGGCGACCGTTTTCTGGAGATTTGGAACCTGGTTTTCATGCAGTACGAGCGGGATGAAACGGGCGAGCTCCACCCTCTGCCCAAACCCTCCATCGATACCGGAATGGGCCTGGAGCGGGTGGTCGCCATCAAGGAGGGGGTCTTCAACAACTACGACTCTTCCCTCTTCAAACCCCTGATCGACGCCATCACAGAGATCGTCGGTAAGGCCCCGACCGAAGAGACCATCGCCAGCTATCGGGTCATCGCCGATCACCTGCGCTCGACCACCTTCCTCCTGGCCCAGGGGGTCAACTTCGACAAAGAGGGGCGGGGCTACGTCCTGCGCCGCATTATGCGCCGGGCGATCCGCCACGGCTATCTGCTGGGCCTCAGAGAGCCCTTTATGCATCGCCTGGTCGATACCCTCGTCGAGCAGATGGGCGGGCACTACGACTATCTGCCCAAACGGGCCGAAGCGGTCAAGACGGCGATGAAGATGGAGGAGGAGCGCTTCTTCGAAACCATCGAAGCGGGGATCAAACTCTTCAACGAAGAGCTGCAGCGCACGAAGGATGTCTTTAGCGGGGAGGTGGCGTTCAAACTCTACGACACCTACGGATTCCCTCTCGACCTGACCCAGGATATGCTCCGGGAGAAGGGGATCGAGCTGGATATGGCCACCTTCGAAGGCAAGATGGCCGAGCAGAAGGCCAAATCCCGCGCCGCTTGGAAGGGCAGCGGTGACGCGGCGGTCAGCGGCGATTTCAAAGCCCTGGAGGAGCGCCACGGCCCCAACCGCTTTGTCGGCTACGAAGAGACCGATACCAAAACCAGGATCGTCGCTCTACTGGATGAGAATTTCAAAGAGGTCCAAAAACTCGAAGGGCTCGGATGGGTGATGCTTGATCCCACGCCCTTCTACGCCGAGTCGGGCGGGCAGGTCGGTGACCGGGGTGAGTTGGTGGTCTGGAGCGGCGGACCCAACGTCAAAGTCCTCGATACCCGCAAATTCCACGCGCTCAACCTCTCCTATGTCGATACCGAAGGCAACACCCTGGAAGTAGGTCAGGAGGTCGAAGCGCTGGTGGATGATTCCCGCCGCCAGATCGCCAAGCACCACAGCGCGACCCACTTGCTTCACGCCGCGCTGCGGGAAGTGCTGGGCGAGCACGTGACCCAGGCGGGTTCACTGGTGGAGGCGACGCGCCTGCGCTTCGACTTCACCCATCCCAAGGCCCTCAGCGCCGAAGAGTTGCAAAAGGTGGAGCATTGGGTCAACGAAGTGGTGGACCGTGCCATCGAGGGAGAGGTCAAAGTCCTTCCCATCGAAGAGGCCAAAAAAGAGGGGGCGATGGCCCTCTTTGGCGAAAAATACGGCGATGAGGTGCGGGTGGTCCGCTTCGGCGACGCTTCGGTGGAGCTCTGTGGGGGGACCCACGTTCGCAATACCGCGGAAGTAGGCCTCTTCGCCATCACCAAAGAGTCGGGCGTGAGCGCCGGGGTGCGCCGGATCGAAGCGGTCTGCGGTAAAGAGTCGGCCAAGCTCTTCGATCACCTGCGCCGGGAGCGCAAAGAGATCGTCGAAGCGGTGAAAAACCCTGAGCCCCTGGCCGGTATCGCCAAGCTCAAAGAGCAGATCAAAACCCTCAAGAGCGAACTCGACGCTGCTCTGGCCGGCGGCGCTAAAGAGCTTGCCGAAGAGAAGATCGGTGACATCACGGTGATCGTCGACGAGGTGAAGGCGGGGGATATCAAAAAGATGATCGACGAGATCAAGAACCGTCACGAGAAGGTGGCGGTGATGCTCTTCCAGAAAAAGGGCGATAAAGTCCTCCTGGCCGCCGGCAGCAAAAACACGCCGGTCAAAGCCGGGGATTGGATCAAAGAAGTCGCTCCGATCCTGGGCGGCGGCGGGGGCGGACGCCCCGACTTCGCTCAGGCGGGAGGGAAAAACCCCGAAAAGATCCCCGAGGCGATGCGGGCGGCCAAAGGGTATCTCGACGATGCTTTGCGAGCGATCGACCTATAA
- a CDS encoding hemerythrin domain-containing protein, giving the protein MFSLFEPKQRKLVKQWKKEHEELVILGEKVIGEYVKNNQEATKRYLKKFVDMAVDHLGSEDIEMFKMLRDTDMNDKKVEELIFQFQNSFKDTKMTLMKFLAKYVRDDAQFDEEFFDTFQNILEILKERINYEEDNLYLYLSLS; this is encoded by the coding sequence ATGTTTTCACTTTTTGAGCCTAAACAAAGGAAATTGGTTAAACAATGGAAAAAAGAGCATGAAGAGCTCGTGATCCTTGGTGAAAAGGTAATTGGAGAGTATGTCAAGAATAATCAGGAGGCTACCAAACGCTATCTCAAAAAGTTCGTGGATATGGCGGTGGACCATTTGGGAAGCGAAGATATCGAAATGTTCAAAATGCTCCGTGACACCGACATGAACGACAAAAAGGTCGAAGAGCTTATTTTCCAGTTCCAAAATTCTTTCAAAGACACCAAAATGACTTTGATGAAATTTCTTGCCAAATATGTCCGAGACGATGCACAGTTCGATGAGGAGTTTTTCGATACCTTCCAAAATATTTTGGAAATTCTGAAAGAGCGGATCAACTATGAAGAGGATAACCTCTATCTCTACCTGAGCCTCAGCTGA